A genomic window from Sanguibacter antarcticus includes:
- a CDS encoding alpha-1,4-glucan--maltose-1-phosphate maltosyltransferase yields the protein MASALIGRIPVLDVAPVINEGRWPTKATVGEVVPIEATVFREGHDAVSATAVLVAPDGREITGPMVDVAPGLDRFRAHLVPDTEGAWGIRVEGWSDPYATWEHDASIKIRAGIDVDLMLQEGAALFTRAAARPDLRPDETTTLRDVVVALGDTDRPPLARLAAATSPEVHTVLAARPVRDMVSTSATYPLVVDRPLALAGAWYEFFPRSEGALLDEATGRWVSGTLETAAGRLPGIAAMGFDVVYLTPIHPIGTTNRKGRNNTLTVAPGDPGSPYGIGSPDGGHDAIHPELGTFDDFDRFVRTSRDLGMEVALDLALQCSPDHPWVTEHPEWFTTRVDGSVAYAENPPKKYQDIYPLNFDNDPEGIYQEVLRVLHVWITHGVTAFRVDNPHTKPLPFWERLLGEIRSTNPEVIFLSEAFTKPAMMHALAKIGFHQSYTYFTWRNTKEELAEYLEELSGPSGAYMRPSFWPTTHDILPPFLQHGGVAGFAIRAVLAATASPTWGIYSGYELAENIPRPGVEEQIDNEKYEFKPRDWSRAGEIGISLLLTRLNEIRRAHPSLRQLRNLTVHPTSDDQILAYSSHLAAEHSPTGEADTIITVVNLDPYSTRSATITLDLATLGLDDAGEHQSFAAHDLLTGATYPWGSQVFVQLDPFANSAHIIHVRPL from the coding sequence GTGGCGTCCGCGCTCATCGGACGCATCCCTGTCCTCGACGTGGCTCCCGTGATCAACGAAGGCCGGTGGCCCACCAAGGCCACCGTCGGCGAGGTCGTACCGATCGAGGCGACGGTGTTCCGCGAAGGGCACGACGCCGTCTCAGCGACGGCCGTCCTCGTGGCACCCGACGGCCGCGAGATCACCGGGCCCATGGTCGACGTCGCACCAGGCCTGGACCGGTTCCGTGCGCACCTCGTACCCGACACGGAGGGCGCCTGGGGCATCCGGGTCGAAGGATGGTCCGACCCCTACGCGACGTGGGAGCACGACGCATCGATCAAGATCCGTGCCGGCATCGACGTCGATCTCATGCTTCAGGAGGGAGCGGCCCTCTTCACCCGGGCCGCGGCCCGCCCCGACCTGCGGCCCGACGAGACGACGACGCTGCGCGACGTCGTCGTCGCCCTCGGCGACACGGACCGCCCCCCGCTCGCTCGCCTCGCTGCAGCGACCTCGCCCGAGGTCCACACGGTGCTCGCGGCCCGGCCGGTGCGTGACATGGTCTCCACCTCGGCCACGTACCCGCTCGTCGTCGACAGGCCGCTCGCCCTGGCGGGCGCGTGGTACGAGTTCTTCCCTCGCTCCGAGGGCGCTCTCCTCGACGAAGCGACCGGGAGGTGGGTGTCCGGGACGCTCGAGACAGCGGCCGGCAGGCTCCCCGGCATCGCCGCGATGGGCTTCGATGTCGTCTACCTCACACCGATCCACCCGATCGGCACGACCAACCGCAAGGGCCGCAACAACACCCTCACGGTGGCCCCCGGCGACCCCGGGTCGCCGTACGGCATCGGCTCCCCCGACGGCGGGCACGACGCCATCCACCCCGAGCTCGGGACGTTCGACGACTTCGACCGGTTCGTCCGGACGTCGCGCGACCTCGGCATGGAGGTCGCGCTCGACCTCGCGCTCCAGTGCTCGCCCGACCACCCCTGGGTGACCGAGCATCCCGAGTGGTTCACCACGAGGGTGGACGGATCCGTCGCCTACGCCGAGAACCCTCCGAAGAAGTACCAAGACATCTACCCGCTGAACTTCGACAACGACCCCGAGGGCATCTACCAGGAGGTCCTGCGCGTCCTGCACGTCTGGATCACCCACGGCGTCACCGCGTTCCGCGTCGACAACCCGCACACGAAGCCGCTCCCCTTCTGGGAACGGCTCCTCGGAGAGATCCGCTCGACGAACCCTGAGGTGATCTTCCTCTCAGAGGCGTTCACCAAGCCTGCGATGATGCACGCGCTCGCGAAGATCGGGTTCCACCAGTCGTACACGTACTTCACCTGGCGCAACACCAAGGAGGAGCTGGCGGAGTACCTCGAGGAGCTCTCTGGGCCCTCTGGCGCGTACATGCGTCCGAGCTTCTGGCCGACGACGCACGACATCCTGCCGCCGTTCCTCCAGCACGGAGGCGTCGCCGGCTTCGCGATCCGGGCTGTGCTCGCCGCCACGGCATCCCCCACGTGGGGCATCTACTCGGGCTACGAGCTCGCGGAGAACATCCCGAGGCCCGGCGTCGAGGAGCAGATCGACAACGAGAAGTACGAGTTCAAGCCGCGCGACTGGTCCCGTGCCGGCGAGATCGGCATCTCGCTGCTCCTCACCCGGCTCAACGAGATCCGCCGCGCGCACCCGTCCTTGCGGCAGCTGCGCAACCTCACGGTCCACCCGACGAGCGACGACCAGATCCTCGCGTACTCGTCGCACCTCGCGGCCGAGCACTCCCCTACCGGGGAAGCCGACACGATCATCACCGTGGTGAATCTCGACCCGTACTCCACACGCTCGGCGACCATCACGCTCGACCTCGCCACGCTCGGGCTCGACGACGCTGGCGAGCACCAGTCCTTCGCCGCGCACGATCTCCTCACCGGCGCCACATACCCTTGGGGCAGCCAGGTATTCGTCCAGCTCGATCCGTTCGCCAACAGCGCGCACATCATCCACGTGAGGCCTCTTTGA
- the glgP gene encoding alpha-glucan family phosphorylase: MKAIRRFTVRTVLPAALQDLDELAHNLRWSWHAPTRDLFAALDPVIWREVKGDPVALLGALTPDKLAAFARDEALVEAVRAAAADLRDYMTSPRWYQSAGDDLPAAIAYFSPEFGITKVLPQYSGGLGILAGDHLKSASDLGVPIVGVGLLYGAGYFVQSLTRDGWQVEDYPLLDPDGLPITLIREDDGLPATVSIALPGGRTLHAHVWMAAVGRVPLLLLDSNIPENDDLARKVTDRLYGGGGEHRLQQELLLGVGGVRALRLWSRLTGAPEPEVYHTNEGHAGFLGVERIAELVNQHGLTYDEALEAVRSATVFTTHTPVPAGIDRFGVDTISQYFGGANEIGGVPLDRILSLGAEDFDGGDPTVFNMALMGLRLGGRANGVSLLHGEVSRGMFNGLWPGFDETEVPIGSITNGVHAPTWVDRRVSELAESRFSPAELESSDGWLRTDAVSDIELWDVRRALRSQTVDDARLRLRKSWRKRGASPAELGWIDEALSPDVLTIGFARRVPTYKRLTLMLRDPDRLRSLLLDPDRPVQLIIAGKSHPADDQGKRLIQQLVKFTDDPAVRHRIVFLPNYDIGMAQTLYPGCDVWLNNPLRPLEACGTSGMKAALNGGLNLSILDGWWDEWFDGENGWAIPTADGVEDADRRDDLEAAALYDLIESQVAARFYDRGADGVPRHWMQQVRHTLATLGPKVQATRMVADYVNGLYAPAARAGRLLHDSDYSGARGLAQWKQTIRGDWAHVRVDHVESAGLGEAPQVGDHLAVHAYVSLGALTPADVDVQVVHGKVSESDEMSSFVAEPLTVLETLEAGRYAFGGEVVLDSSGPFGYTVRIVPKHDGLVNVAELGLVANA, from the coding sequence GTGAAAGCCATCCGTAGATTCACCGTCCGCACCGTCCTTCCCGCCGCGCTCCAGGATCTGGACGAGCTGGCGCACAATCTCCGCTGGTCGTGGCACGCGCCGACCCGTGACCTCTTCGCAGCACTCGATCCAGTCATCTGGCGCGAGGTCAAGGGCGACCCCGTCGCCCTTCTCGGTGCGCTGACGCCGGACAAGCTCGCGGCGTTCGCCCGCGACGAAGCGCTCGTGGAAGCCGTGCGTGCGGCCGCCGCGGACCTGCGTGACTACATGACGAGCCCTCGGTGGTATCAGAGCGCGGGAGACGATCTCCCCGCCGCCATCGCCTACTTCTCGCCCGAGTTCGGCATCACGAAGGTCCTGCCGCAGTACTCCGGTGGGCTCGGCATCCTTGCAGGTGACCATCTCAAGAGCGCCTCGGACCTCGGTGTCCCGATCGTCGGCGTCGGGCTCCTCTACGGCGCCGGATACTTCGTCCAGTCGCTCACCCGAGACGGGTGGCAGGTCGAGGACTATCCCCTGCTCGACCCCGACGGGCTCCCGATCACGTTGATCCGTGAAGACGACGGTCTCCCGGCCACGGTGAGCATCGCGCTGCCGGGCGGCCGGACGCTGCACGCGCACGTGTGGATGGCAGCCGTCGGGCGCGTCCCGCTCCTCCTCCTCGACTCCAACATCCCGGAGAACGACGACCTCGCTCGGAAGGTCACCGACCGTCTCTACGGGGGCGGCGGAGAGCACCGGCTCCAGCAAGAGCTCCTTCTCGGCGTCGGCGGCGTGCGTGCGCTCCGGCTGTGGTCGCGTCTCACGGGTGCCCCGGAGCCGGAGGTCTACCACACCAACGAGGGGCATGCCGGCTTCCTCGGGGTCGAGCGCATCGCTGAGCTCGTCAACCAGCACGGCCTGACCTACGACGAGGCCCTCGAAGCGGTCCGCTCCGCGACCGTGTTCACCACGCACACCCCGGTGCCTGCTGGTATCGACCGCTTCGGTGTGGACACGATCAGCCAGTACTTCGGCGGCGCCAACGAGATCGGCGGGGTGCCGCTCGACCGGATCCTCTCCCTCGGCGCCGAGGACTTCGACGGCGGAGACCCGACAGTCTTCAACATGGCACTCATGGGTCTGCGCCTGGGCGGGCGCGCCAACGGCGTGTCTCTCCTCCACGGCGAGGTGTCCCGGGGCATGTTCAACGGTCTGTGGCCGGGCTTCGACGAGACCGAGGTCCCGATCGGGTCCATCACCAACGGTGTCCACGCGCCGACCTGGGTCGACCGCCGGGTCAGCGAGCTGGCCGAGTCCCGCTTCAGCCCTGCGGAGCTCGAGTCGAGCGACGGGTGGCTCCGCACAGATGCCGTGAGCGACATCGAGCTGTGGGACGTGCGACGCGCGCTGCGCTCGCAGACTGTCGACGACGCGCGCCTGCGGCTGCGCAAGTCGTGGCGCAAGCGCGGCGCCAGCCCCGCCGAGCTCGGCTGGATCGACGAGGCGCTCTCGCCCGACGTCCTGACCATCGGTTTCGCCCGTCGCGTCCCCACGTACAAGCGGCTCACGCTCATGCTCCGGGACCCGGACCGCCTGCGGTCGCTCTTGCTCGACCCGGACCGTCCGGTGCAGCTGATCATCGCCGGCAAGTCGCACCCGGCGGACGACCAGGGGAAGCGGCTCATCCAGCAGCTCGTGAAGTTCACCGACGACCCTGCGGTGCGCCACCGGATCGTGTTCCTGCCGAACTACGACATCGGGATGGCGCAGACGCTCTATCCAGGGTGCGACGTGTGGCTCAACAACCCGTTGCGACCGCTCGAGGCGTGCGGCACGTCTGGTATGAAGGCTGCGCTCAACGGGGGTCTCAACCTCTCCATCCTCGATGGCTGGTGGGACGAGTGGTTCGACGGCGAGAACGGCTGGGCCATCCCGACCGCTGACGGTGTCGAAGACGCAGACCGACGGGACGACCTCGAGGCGGCTGCGCTCTACGACCTCATCGAGTCGCAGGTCGCTGCACGCTTCTACGACCGGGGTGCTGACGGCGTGCCACGCCACTGGATGCAGCAGGTGCGCCACACCCTCGCGACGCTCGGCCCGAAGGTCCAGGCGACGCGGATGGTGGCGGACTACGTCAACGGTCTCTACGCTCCGGCGGCTCGGGCCGGTCGGCTCCTGCACGACTCGGACTACTCCGGTGCGCGCGGCCTCGCGCAGTGGAAGCAGACGATCCGCGGGGACTGGGCCCATGTCCGGGTCGATCACGTGGAGTCGGCGGGCCTCGGGGAGGCTCCTCAGGTCGGCGACCATCTTGCTGTCCACGCGTACGTGTCGTTGGGTGCGCTCACCCCGGCAGACGTCGACGTCCAGGTGGTGCACGGAAAGGTCTCGGAGTCGGACGAGATGTCGTCGTTCGTCGCCGAGCCGCTCACCGTGCTCGAGACCCTCGAGGCGGGCCGCTACGCGTTCGGCGGAGAGGTCGTCCTCGACTCCTCAGGGCCGTTCGGTTACACGGTCCGCATCGTGCCCAAGCACGACGGGCTCGTCAACGTCGCTGAGCTCGGGCTCGTCGCCAACGCCTGA
- a CDS encoding aromatic ring-opening dioxygenase LigA, translating to MSSITTSRKPVAIVAILSMVAGLVLIIAGGVVWGMITSQLKDEEITVSAVTDEEPGALAGKDVAGPFTAFAQANAINHHALAGSDGKTYAEIGAEVAGLKAADAEGNADQIAALGEQRTTVMNASFLRASLFTSVVAYGVSALVMGLGVMFILLGWSQWLLAAARTEQVAATTHESAPAAV from the coding sequence ATGTCGAGCATCACCACGTCCCGCAAGCCAGTCGCCATCGTCGCCATCCTGTCGATGGTCGCCGGCCTCGTTCTCATCATCGCCGGTGGAGTCGTGTGGGGGATGATCACCTCGCAGCTCAAGGACGAAGAGATCACCGTCTCCGCCGTCACCGACGAAGAGCCGGGCGCACTCGCCGGCAAGGACGTCGCGGGTCCGTTCACCGCTTTTGCCCAGGCCAACGCGATCAACCACCACGCGCTCGCAGGCAGCGACGGCAAGACGTACGCAGAGATCGGTGCGGAGGTCGCCGGGCTCAAGGCAGCCGATGCTGAGGGCAACGCTGACCAGATCGCTGCGCTCGGCGAGCAGCGCACCACCGTGATGAACGCGTCCTTCCTGCGGGCGTCGCTCTTCACCTCGGTCGTGGCCTACGGAGTCTCCGCCCTCGTCATGGGACTGGGCGTCATGTTCATCCTCCTCGGATGGAGCCAGTGGCTCCTCGCCGCAGCTCGCACCGAGCAGGTCGCTGCGACCACCCACGAGTCCGCTCCCGCCGCCGTCTGA
- the glgX gene encoding glycogen debranching protein GlgX: MTEPSGGSVHSPVPPFGVHLEGDGVRVAVLAAHATGVDLCLIDPAPATGSDGALSFTERRVPLVEKSYGVWHGYVPGVREGQRYGFRTHGSWDPQAGLRHNPAKLLVDPYARGLVGDLDFGPITYGHVAEGHPSTGGVTGDPCGPADSRDSLAHVPHSVVVAPRTGHPPVSRPHVPWRDTVIYEAHVRGLTRQLDAVPEHLRGTYAGLAHPATIDHLRTLGITTVELLPIHAFADEPHLVAKGLTNYWGYNTLGFFAPHAGYATRAAQDAGPGAVLDEVKGMVHLLHAAGIEVILDVVYNHTCEGGTPGQHLSWRGLDNTSYYLHDGGSPAVLVDVTGCGNSLDFRRPRVVQMTLDSLRYWAQEIGVDGFRFDLAVTLGRDSTGFTTNHPFLVALQTDPLLSQLKLVAEPWDVGMGGWQTGHFPPPMAEWNDRFRNAVRSFWLSDPAQAAHGRPGQGIRELATRLAGSADLFGHSDPPHIRGPVASINYITAHDGFTLADLVAYEHKHNQANGENGRDGSNDNRSWNHGIEGPVQAESVGMEIGPMRRRSVRNLLGTLLLSAGTPLITAGDEMGRTQRGNNNAYCQDNELSWVAWDLSPWRTDLFDTARYLLSLRREHAALRADEFFLGRPAPLDGPEQPDLAWYDSQGEPVSHAQWHDREVRTLQMLRRGRRAAGAPRDEAHVLFVINGTLDDAHVGLAGDGNSTRTWTLAWDSAWENPEQRFDDTDRSDTTDGTSGDLPAGALVHLEPLSTQLYVAYPLED; this comes from the coding sequence ATGACCGAACCATCAGGCGGCTCCGTACACAGTCCCGTCCCCCCGTTCGGCGTCCATCTCGAAGGTGACGGCGTGCGGGTCGCAGTCCTGGCCGCGCACGCCACCGGCGTCGACCTCTGCCTCATCGACCCCGCCCCCGCGACCGGCTCGGACGGCGCGCTGTCGTTCACCGAGCGGCGGGTGCCGCTCGTCGAGAAGAGCTACGGGGTGTGGCACGGGTACGTACCCGGCGTCCGTGAAGGACAGCGCTACGGCTTCCGGACGCACGGGTCCTGGGACCCGCAGGCCGGCTTGCGGCACAACCCGGCCAAGCTCCTCGTCGACCCGTACGCTCGTGGCCTCGTCGGCGACCTCGACTTCGGCCCGATCACGTACGGGCACGTAGCCGAGGGACATCCCTCGACAGGCGGGGTCACCGGTGATCCGTGCGGTCCCGCCGACAGCCGCGACTCGCTGGCACACGTGCCCCACTCCGTCGTCGTCGCGCCCCGGACAGGGCACCCTCCGGTGTCTCGGCCGCACGTCCCGTGGCGGGACACCGTCATCTACGAGGCGCACGTGCGTGGGCTCACACGCCAGCTCGACGCAGTCCCAGAGCACCTCCGCGGAACCTACGCGGGCCTGGCCCACCCGGCGACCATCGATCATCTCCGGACGCTCGGGATCACGACCGTCGAGCTCCTGCCGATCCATGCGTTCGCCGACGAGCCGCACCTCGTCGCCAAAGGGCTGACCAACTACTGGGGCTACAACACGCTCGGCTTCTTCGCCCCGCACGCCGGCTACGCGACCCGCGCGGCGCAGGACGCCGGGCCGGGTGCGGTCCTCGACGAGGTCAAGGGCATGGTCCACCTGCTCCATGCCGCGGGGATCGAGGTCATCCTCGACGTCGTCTACAACCACACGTGCGAGGGCGGCACCCCCGGTCAGCACCTCTCGTGGCGCGGGCTCGACAACACGTCCTACTACCTGCACGACGGCGGATCCCCGGCTGTGCTCGTCGACGTCACCGGCTGCGGGAACTCGCTCGACTTCCGCCGACCACGCGTCGTCCAGATGACGCTCGACTCGCTGCGGTACTGGGCTCAGGAGATCGGTGTCGACGGGTTCAGGTTCGATCTCGCCGTCACGCTCGGTCGCGACAGTACCGGGTTCACCACGAACCACCCGTTCCTCGTCGCGCTCCAGACCGACCCGCTCCTGAGCCAGCTCAAGCTCGTCGCGGAGCCGTGGGACGTCGGGATGGGCGGCTGGCAGACAGGACACTTCCCTCCCCCGATGGCCGAGTGGAACGACCGGTTCCGCAACGCGGTGCGTTCCTTCTGGCTCTCCGACCCGGCGCAGGCCGCCCACGGTCGCCCCGGGCAAGGGATCCGTGAGCTCGCGACCCGGCTCGCCGGCTCAGCAGACCTCTTCGGTCACAGCGACCCGCCCCACATCAGAGGGCCCGTGGCATCGATCAACTACATCACTGCGCACGACGGGTTCACCCTGGCGGACCTCGTCGCGTACGAGCACAAGCACAACCAGGCGAACGGCGAGAACGGCCGCGACGGCAGCAACGACAACCGGTCGTGGAACCACGGCATCGAAGGACCGGTGCAGGCAGAGTCGGTCGGGATGGAGATCGGTCCGATGCGCCGGAGGTCTGTGCGCAACCTTCTCGGAACGCTCCTGCTCTCCGCAGGCACACCGCTCATCACCGCCGGAGACGAGATGGGGCGCACCCAGCGCGGCAACAACAACGCCTACTGCCAAGACAACGAGCTCTCGTGGGTGGCCTGGGACCTGTCGCCGTGGCGCACAGACCTGTTCGACACCGCACGGTACCTGCTCTCGCTGCGCCGAGAGCACGCGGCGCTGCGCGCCGACGAGTTCTTCCTCGGACGCCCTGCACCGCTCGACGGCCCCGAGCAGCCTGACCTCGCGTGGTACGACAGCCAGGGTGAGCCGGTCTCGCACGCGCAGTGGCACGACCGCGAGGTCCGGACGCTCCAGATGCTCCGTCGTGGGAGACGTGCAGCCGGTGCGCCCCGAGACGAGGCACACGTCCTCTTCGTCATCAACGGCACGCTCGACGACGCCCACGTCGGCCTCGCCGGCGACGGAAACAGCACCCGGACGTGGACCCTGGCATGGGACAGCGCGTGGGAGAACCCTGAGCAGCGCTTCGACGACACCGACAGGAGCGACACGACGGACGGTACGTCGGGAGACCTCCCCGCCGGTGCGCTCGTCCACCTCGAGCCTCTCTCGACGCAGCTCTACGTCGCCTACCCGCTCGAGGACTGA
- a CDS encoding electron transfer flavoprotein subunit beta/FixA family protein — MRIVVPVKHVPDIHSNRQFTPDGRTARGADDGTLNELDENAIEAALQIVEALGAEGRAASEVIALTVGPVEADAALRKAYQLGVDRAVRLTDPAIAGSDVFGTATAIAAAVRTLEESGPVDLVITGMAALDGLGSVVPALLSADLGLPQLTLASRLTVADGRVEIDRDLDGVTETLTASLPAVVSVTDHVNTPRYPNFKLIMAARSKEIVAWDLAAVGLAPDAVGEAGARTRVVSSAPRPPREPVELVVDKGEGGRALADYLIRNDLV, encoded by the coding sequence ATGAGGATCGTCGTTCCGGTGAAGCATGTCCCGGACATCCACTCGAACCGTCAGTTCACCCCTGACGGACGTACCGCACGCGGAGCCGACGACGGCACGCTCAACGAGCTCGACGAGAACGCGATCGAGGCGGCACTGCAGATCGTGGAGGCCCTGGGGGCGGAAGGCCGTGCAGCGAGCGAGGTCATCGCGCTCACCGTGGGGCCGGTCGAGGCTGACGCCGCGCTGCGCAAGGCCTACCAGCTCGGAGTCGACCGCGCGGTCCGGCTGACGGACCCAGCGATCGCGGGGTCGGACGTCTTCGGGACGGCGACGGCGATCGCGGCCGCGGTGCGGACGCTCGAGGAGTCAGGCCCGGTAGACCTCGTCATCACGGGGATGGCGGCGCTCGACGGTCTGGGGTCTGTCGTTCCCGCCTTGCTGTCCGCCGACCTGGGCCTCCCGCAGCTCACGCTCGCGTCGCGCCTGACGGTCGCCGACGGCCGGGTCGAGATCGACCGTGACCTCGACGGCGTGACGGAGACGCTCACAGCGTCGCTGCCTGCCGTGGTCAGCGTCACGGACCACGTGAACACCCCGCGCTACCCGAACTTCAAGCTCATCATGGCTGCGCGCTCGAAGGAGATCGTGGCCTGGGACCTTGCTGCCGTCGGCCTTGCTCCCGACGCCGTCGGGGAGGCCGGGGCCCGGACCCGTGTCGTGTCCAGCGCGCCGCGGCCACCGCGCGAGCCCGTCGAGCTCGTGGTCGACAAGGGGGAAGGCGGCCGTGCGCTCGCCGACTACCTCATCCGCAACGACCTTGTCTGA
- a CDS encoding electron transfer flavoprotein subunit alpha/FixB family protein, giving the protein MVDLRDARSVLIVLDTPAAGLRSPALELLTLARTLGRTTAVALTEPSAETLASLSDHGVERVLVADLGALDPSVVHLTPVAAEAIEAALVACRADVVLFTSSFVNTEAAARLAASTRSGLVLDVAGVTDDPAQSGLVGAKRVFAGSWDVSCAVTTPMAVFTVRANAVVQALAAEPSTVEVERFAVVPTPASTAATLVDRVLHEAPVGGSGRPALAEAAYVVAGGRGTLGDFAPVEDLADALGAAVGATRDAVDEGWVGHDAQIGQTGVTIAPRVYVGAGISGAPHHRGGMQASGVIIAVNNDPDSPIFEIADFGVVGDMAEVLPQAAAEIRRHKG; this is encoded by the coding sequence ATGGTTGATCTGCGTGACGCACGGAGCGTCCTCATCGTGCTCGACACCCCCGCTGCGGGGCTGCGGTCTCCGGCCCTCGAGCTCTTGACTCTGGCCCGGACGCTGGGCCGCACGACGGCCGTGGCGCTGACCGAGCCGAGCGCCGAGACGCTGGCGAGCCTCTCCGACCACGGGGTCGAGCGGGTGCTCGTCGCAGACCTCGGTGCGCTCGACCCGTCCGTCGTCCACCTGACCCCGGTCGCGGCCGAGGCGATCGAGGCCGCGCTCGTGGCGTGCCGTGCTGACGTGGTCCTGTTCACCTCGTCGTTCGTCAACACGGAGGCTGCTGCCCGGCTCGCAGCATCGACGCGGTCCGGGCTGGTGCTCGATGTCGCTGGGGTCACTGACGATCCTGCGCAGAGCGGCCTGGTCGGCGCGAAGCGCGTCTTTGCCGGTTCGTGGGACGTCTCCTGTGCTGTGACGACGCCCATGGCCGTCTTCACGGTCCGCGCGAACGCTGTCGTCCAGGCCCTGGCGGCGGAGCCCTCTACGGTGGAGGTCGAGCGGTTCGCTGTCGTGCCGACACCGGCGTCCACCGCAGCGACGCTCGTCGATCGCGTGCTGCACGAGGCCCCGGTCGGCGGCTCGGGCCGTCCTGCTCTCGCAGAAGCGGCGTATGTCGTGGCGGGAGGCCGGGGAACCCTCGGTGACTTTGCGCCCGTCGAGGACCTTGCCGACGCGCTCGGCGCCGCGGTGGGTGCGACGCGCGACGCCGTCGACGAGGGCTGGGTGGGCCACGACGCGCAGATCGGTCAGACCGGGGTGACGATCGCTCCCCGCGTGTACGTCGGGGCGGGCATCTCCGGAGCGCCTCACCACCGTGGTGGGATGCAGGCGTCCGGCGTGATCATCGCGGTGAACAACGACCCGGACTCGCCTATCTTCGAGATCGCCGACTTCGGCGTCGTGGGTGACATGGCGGAGGTGCTCCCGCAGGCTGCAGCGGAGATCCGTCGCCACAAGGGGTGA